The following DNA comes from Schistocerca piceifrons isolate TAMUIC-IGC-003096 chromosome 3, iqSchPice1.1, whole genome shotgun sequence.
cttTGAGCTGTCAAAGGAGAAGgcagaaattcttgggtctcgactgcagcaatggaatcttctcgaAAGTTATGTCACAGTCTCACAGTACACATAACGTGACatggaactgcttccctttttgAAGAGGAAAAACAATGTTGTTGTTTGCTGCGACATTAATGGCGTAATGAAATCTTTGAATCTGAACCAGGATTCAATTAaatggaggctattcatagactCCTCCAAGCTTAGTTCGAAGGCTGTGTTACTTCACAATGGCGACTGTCTTCTTCCTTCCATTACTGTTGGTCATGCTGTTCACACGAAGGAGATATACGAAGATATGACAACCTTCTTGGACTCAGTAAAATATCATGAACACAAATAGAAAATCTATGCTGAACTACAAGTCATTGTCATAATCTTAGGAACGCAACTGGGGTACACAAAACATTGCTGCTCCTGCTGCATGTGGGACAGTAGGGATAGGAAATCATATTATATTAAAGCAGACTGGCTTGCAAAAAATCTTAAACCTAGCTAGAAAAATATTGTTTCCGATCCTCTCGTGGACCCAAAAGACGTTCTTCTTTCACCTCTGCATATCAAGCTGGGTTTGATGAAAATTTTTGTCAAAGGTATGAACCAAGAAAGACTGGTCTATaagtacataagagagaaatttccgaaattaagtgatgcaaaagttaagCAAGGTATTTTCATCGGACAACAAATTCGAGAACTTGTAAAGGATCTAGCCTtcacagcattaaagtctgatgttagttccgccacagttcaccgcctctcCTGTTTTATCACTCTGCACAACCTACGTCATCCGACATCAGTGATGATGCGTAGCCGCCCAAGCCTACGACGCCTGGACGTGGCTTCACCTTGATTTCGgattgaagacattcaccacagcactcctcgaactccCGACAAGTCGTGCACTTTCAGAATTGCTCATGcccagcctctgggccatcacaatctgccctcgatcaaactcagatagacagAGTGCCCTCACTGACAGTACATTCACAGTCCGTGTGTCTGGCTAGCTGTAATTCttctccaggtgacgctgctatctttTGGACGAATTTATACCTACAATTGGGcggtggtcataatgatctggctgaCCAGTCTGTTTTCTGTGAACTGCAGCGACTGGACGAGTTAGGTTACCCTAGGCATCTGCACTGTTTGCTAGTAAAGAGGAGTCActgttttactattttttttagTAACGTGAACGGTATCGTGTGACACGCTGTGGTTCAGCTATCGTGAAGATGAAGTGGATCGTCAAATAAAAAAACTATGGTGTCAATTAAAAAAAGGACATACTGACGTCCAAATCTTCTTAACTAATGAagtttgaagaaagacattcacgaTGGTTATGCCGCGTGGTAggaaaacaacatttgcttgataaaATTTTTACTCTCCTTTCGAACAAAATGTTAATTTGGATGGTAAAGATAAGCAAGTGCCTTGTATATGATTGGAAGGCTTGTAATCCGATCATACGTTTTCATTGTTAATTTTGGCTAGTAAAGGTTTCCTGAAGGCGGCCTTCTCGTACAGGATAACGCGCAAAGCGCTAGCAAACAAGACAGTGAAGTGAGACATACGCAGGTCGAATCCGTGCTGAGCTTAACGAACGGTGGTATGATAAAGCAGTCAGGCTGAGTGTAGCTTTCATGCTGTCTTACACATTCGTTTAAGGGGAATACTGGGTTATTTTACTACCTCTGGCTCAGAAAGCGCCATTTGCAACAATGAAAATTTAACATATTTACgtgattcacagacagatggcacACACTCCACGCTTCAGTTCAATGATGGCTGTAGTGGCAGGAAGGTTACAAGGCcactaaattaaaataaaataaatttgcaatatCGTGGAAACACTGGGCCCCGTACGACAGGATTAAAACAAGAAAACGGAGGAAAACATTTGTTGAAATATTCACATTTCGGCACCAGAAAATTAGAAATTACTCAAGATTTTAAATATTAAGATGTCGTCAAAGTTATTTTGGAACTAATCATCTCTAGACAGTATGAATGAAGTTCGTTACCTGCCATTTTGTGAACGGCAGAATAATTCCTGAAAGTAAAACAAGCGACCTATCATTAAGATTAGAAGCACACAGTAAACCAGTCCTAACTGCGTTTGATGCCTCTGATTGCCTCCGTTTGATGCATCTAATTGTCTCACACAGTAAAATTTGACATCGATTTGTAGAACTGCTTGTAACAGTATCATTAGGAGATTTAACATTACAGGTGTCAGACAAAACACTGAAACTAAGTAACTCAGTAAGAACACTAGAAAGGAAGACGAATGATAGGATAATCATCCTGTTTCTTCCACGGAACGGGAAAGCACGTCCTTATAGATCACCAGGAATGATTAGTGACATGGAGTACCGGAGTGTTTGTCCTCCACTGAAAACCGACATGCAAGAAGCACGAAACCCTGAACGTTTTTTTTCGTGTTTGTCATCAACTTTCCGATtgatttgatacggcccgccacgaatcgtCTCCTGTGTTaatctattcatctcagagtagcacttgcaacctatgtgctcacttatttgctggatgtcttcctctacagtttttgcaccctATAGCTcccctagtacaatggaagttatttcctgatttcTTAACAAAAGTCCTACCAACCTGACCCAGTGTTCTCTATTTATTACTTTTCTccccgattctctggagaacctcctaattccttacgtTAGCAGTCCACCTAAGTTACtatattttctgtagcaccacattttaaatgctTCAATTCTCCACTGTTCCGCTTTTTCCATAGTCTACGTTCCTCTacctacaatgctgtgctccaaatgtatattttCTTCCTAGCATTAAGGCCTATTTCTTCTCTTCGCCataaatgccctttttgtcagtgctattctgcattttatgtccttccCATGtacgtcatgagttattttgctgcctaggtagcagaattcgtctaCTTAGTGATCATcaattctcgttgttctcatttccgctatttctcattacttttgtctttctccatTTACTTCAATTCATATCCTGTAGACATTACATTCCTTATATTCAACACATTGTGTAATGCGTCCtcagtttcactgaggacagcaatgtcattagtgaatttTATCGTtgttatcctttcactttgaactgTAATGCCACTCATTagcctttattttattttcgttataATTTCTTCAGTGTATCTATTGAAAAGAGAAGCGAAAGACTTCATCCGtaacttacacactttttaatcagaCCACTCCGTTCTTGGTCACCTACTAGGAACCAAGGCGCACGATAAAATGGTGATCATATTCAATGTTtgatatcaacgttcgataccacacttgttaggggttacAGTTATCGACCGAGGAccgtactagtatcgctggacccgcgagtcgagactagcgAAACTAGCGTCGTTCCAcggcttgcaacaagtctctaACGTGCGCTCGGGCACGCTTGCTCGGAACGTCAGGTAGAAAAGTAGTATagtcttcagctgataggaagcaacctataACATggcgcttagttaaagtatggcctatgtgatgcctctatagTTCTCTGATTGTAATTGtattcctcctgactatgaagactcctgtaccaccagctaagtataataaattattttttaccaACAGCTTCTAATTATTGTAGTCGTTGTAggccagaccatgcagccagctccttatcaacttcactgacaaacctgctgtatataCAAAGAAGAGATTTGTGTGTTGCTATTTCGCATTGGCCAAGTGGCAACCAGCCATTCACATTGGCGGCGATTCACCATAACAGAATGTCCTGCATGTTGCTTATGGGGCAGTAGCTAGTTGTAGTTACCGTCAGGAAGTACTTCCCATGTTGATTTTTTTCACGCACGTTTACAAGTATGTCACTGCACTCAGAAAATATAAGCAGCTTGGAACTGCTAAATGTCTCCAAACGGCTTCAGTTACTCCTTGTAATAGTGTTGTACCTCGCCTTCCTCACACGACTCATGCGTCACTGCCCGTACACTATATTGCATATCAGTAGTAACAATGACAGCATTTCACGTATGGTAGTTTTAGATTATGTCTAAACTAGTTAGGGAGTTGATACGACagaaattttcaagaaaatctGATAAAAAAAGTACGAAGGTATTTTGAATTAGTATAGGTGTGACAGAACACACTTACAGAGACAGCCCTGAGCAATCACttagtatacaccacaaaatactTTAATACTGAAAATTTCTAAAATAGTGCACAGTGTAGAATTACTGTAACGCTGGAAATACATTAGCGTGAGCTATAGCCGCTATATTGCAGCCGttcaaaattttctcttttctATATAACCACCAATAAACGGCGTACAGTTTCTGTCACTTAAATGAacttatatttataaaaaaaaagaaacgaaaacgaAAACCGTGTACATCTAGGGAGGAAAGTGCTTCCATTGTTGGCACAATAAGAGCATCGCTTTTGTTACAAGAACTTGTATAATTTCGCTGGGAACAAAATAATACAACGGTGGTAACAACTAAACCTATAATAATCAAATATACGTGTACGTAGGTAGCTGCGAACCCAGAGTCACGTGGAAAACTGTTATGTAATCTTTATGCATAATATTGTCTGTCTAAGAGAAGACTGAATACATTGATTTGGAATTTAACGTATTCATTTATAgagcaaaactgactgttggttgACTTGATTTCGCGCACATGAAGAGTGCcatgaaataaaacttaaaacttaatgaaatgcaaaatttgaaagaaaggaaatgaatgttattaaatgccaaaagaaactaattgtgtggTCAGTGGAAACTATAATACTGAAACTCAGTATCGAAGCGTATTACTAAGCATGTGTGATATGAGATGCAAAGTTCGACTAGGGATATCCACACAAATAAATTACCGCTCTACCCGGAAGAAAATAGCTGTTTGAAATTGCTAACTCTGCTCACAGCTCTGCAtacggcaaaaaaatggttcaaatgtctctgagcactatgtgacaacttctgcggtcatcagtcgcctagaacttagaactaattaaacctaactaacctaaggatgtcacacacatccatgcccgaggcaggattcgaacctgcgaccgtatcggtcgatcggttccagaatgtagcgcctagaaccgcacggccactccggccggctgcactcGGCACCTGACAATCTTGACCACGTACTGTTTGAGCGAGAATGCTCTgtcctgaaatgaaagtgacttacctcttgctcagcatgtTACTTTGTGTCGGAAGGACTAAttttctcgaaagcaaatacaaatagtTGCAGCAGCTGAAGATAAATAATCtactgtaaattatttttgtcagaatcACTCTGTTGCTTTGTGTTGTGTAAGGTGCAATGCACATACGACAAAATTTCAGAACTTTATCATGGAGATGAGgcttactttaaagaaaatcgttcaTGAGAAGTCAATatctgattattgacaaaaagactGCACAACTTCAAGAGGGCTCTatcaattacaaaattctctcattacaaggaaactacaaacatacctttaaaattcctccaaattCCTTTCTACCAATAACATGAACAAGAAAATATTACATGTCACTTTTTATCTTcgtaataaagtattccagataccttctcccagattcacagaaAAAATTCTTTAAAACACTCAACTGCACTCTATTATGCCTCAAACAAGAATGTTTCAGCCCTGCACAACTGACTTACTAGCAAGtcagccacagataaaactaaacacagagtcaaggatcttactCATTACCCCTATAGTGCACTCATTCATATTCGTCCCAGACCAGTAAACGTGAATTATGTATTGGAGCAGAAAATATATGAGAACATTACAGTTATTTGTGTTATCAAATAAATTCCccggtttccagaatgaaattttcactcttctgcggagtgtgcgctgatatggaactccctggcagattaaaactgtgtaccggaccgagacttgaactcgggacctttcgctttcgtgggcaagtgctctaccaactgagcactgGCGCGCGAAAaggaaaggccccgagttcgagtctcggcccgtcacagttttaatctgccaggaagcttcaaatccCCAGGTATCGATCTTGCTTTTTCCTATATAGCTGTATTAATTAATGCTGCCAGTATCGTGTCTCTGAAAGAGACGAATTCAGCGCAGTGTCCCTCTTCAAGGCTTGATTACTAGCACCGGAGTACGTTAATGATAATAAGAGTTCTGGTATCGTTTCTGGCATGGATGTCAAACACTGAAAGGATTTTCGTAACATGGAACGCAAAACTTCTATAATATACATTTCCTACAGGAAAATTTGCagaattgatacagtttctaacaTAAATATAACTGGTTTCTTGTTCAGATGTATCTGATACTGCAAATACACTGCCGGGAAAGAAACTTAATACACATGGAATGACGACTTAGATTTTGCCACGCGGACGCCTTATTCCGCATTAgaaatagtagatgtactgataatggtttcaacgtcgttcgcAAACAGATAGCATAATGGTATAGCTAACAGAGTACCGGTTCTGCCTGCTCTTTAATAGGAAATGCTCTCAGCCAGAAGGCCTGAGTGTTGTGGAAACGTGTGGAGCTGGCAGGCAACCACGCAACGGAGAGGCACACGACCTCCCTATTGCCAAACGAACGAGTCTGAAAGGGATTAAATTGTGATCCTTTGAGAGGCAGGATGCTTTTTCGAAGAACTGCGACACAGTtgagcaacgatgctggtatcaaagGCAACGTGAACATTGTCAcagacatattttatttatttatagagtCTCAAACAATCGAATGTATTTAACGAGAAGTAGTGGAAAGTCGACCACCATCCATTACAAACGTGGATAACAGGTACCCCTTGCTCATAGATCTTCAGCACAACCATCTAAATGCAACCAGCTGCAATGAGATGTTGTTAACGGTATCGGGAAGCAGAATATCAATAAAATCATTTAACTGCTTGGTGAATATGGAACCTATAGTCACACATTCATGGACAGACTTCAGTTCTACATCTTGATAGTAAATAAAGAAGTATATAAGTGAtgatcagcgcacctgacgatggcaacgtGCACGATCGCCGAAATATTATGTGCTATGCACACCCATACCAGGCTGCTcatccgagatttatttcgtcagtaTATAAGTGACCTCTGGTGGCATCATTCCTATATGCACCAATGTGACTTACTGAAGACTGTTAGTCAGTCTCACACACCGTACGTTCCAGTTCATCACTGTCAAaaggtcgtacagtccagaatcactACGCCAATCACGTAAAATCGTTGTGACCACTGAGCAATCACTCCATCGAGGCACTATGTTGAAGAGACCCGTTTCGTAAAAAATTATGTCCTACTGCAGGACGAAGTCCTCAATTGTCTGCTGCAGAGTGCATACCCTCGTCCGACAATAATCATccacccttcaaggccttttctaaGAAACCGAAGGCACAATAATCGCCTAGGGAAAGATTAGAACTATAGGATGGGTCCTCGAATATCTCCCGCTTGAGTTGGCGTACCTTCGGCGTTACGATATTTTCTGCATACGGTtgaatcgcgaccagcacagaacttggcTCACCATCCCACAACGGTGGTCTTCGACAGCCATGTTGCTCCATACACATTCTCCAATTTCCGATGGATTTCTACCAATGTTTGCTCTTCGTAAGACAAGAAAAGAGTAAGATCACACTGGTCCTGTTTGGAAGCATACAGCAGCAACGTCACCATAGCTCACATTTCCAAATTTACCACGTGTACCTTGGAAAGATACAAATGCCAAACCCTGTCTACATGTTGGagcttatatacccacatcggagtcgGGCTATCGGGCTACATTGCATAAACGCTGCAGCAACACCTTCAAACGGGAACATTTGCTCGCCCATCGTAAATGATAATATACTAGGATTAATGCTAACAGTTTTGTGAaactttaaataaattttcaacgtCTTAAACAGTATTTtgtaacggccttgctgcagtggtaacaccgactcccgtcagatcatcgaagttaagggctattgggctgggctagtacttggatgagtgaccatctggtctgccgagcgcttttggcaagtggggtgcattcagcccttgtgtggcaaactgaggagctacctgattgagaagtagcggctcgtaaactgacatccgactgtgagagcggtgtgctgcctacatgcccctccatatcggcatccagtgacatATATGGgttgacgatgacacggcggccggtcggtaccgttgggtttcCAAAGCCTGtgtggacggagtttagtttagtttctaaACAGTATTTGAGGAAGTACAAAAGATGAGCGAATTTCGATGCATTACGTTACACATTAGCTACTTTATAAGAATTGCCGTTCATTACCTTGTGGTGAGTTCTTGTTACTGCTTTGAATAAATAATACGAAAGTACACTTGGGTTTTAAATTGAATGTGTGTTTCTTCTTGGCTGTGGTTTACAAAACGTTCTCTTGAATTGCCAGAAAATTTCTCCCGTTATAACTCAAATCTCTGCAGTAAAAACCATTACCAGGAATGTGCAGTCATTCAGCTTAGAAGAGATCGTTATTTCGAAAATTTCTGATAGGTCAAAAACAAGAGGCTTTCATGCCGTCCCTGAGCTTCCTTGAGTGATGTAAAGTTTCGTGTAGAATAGTATTCTGTTTGATATTTAGTGTGACGCAACGTGTTACCTATAAGAAAAGTGTGTTCTACAGACACGAGGAAATGTACATTGAAAGAAATAACTGATATGAGTTCTATTCCGCAGTACATTGTCGATTTAATGATTCACCGACGCTTATGGCTAAAATATGTGCAGGACTTTTATACTTCTAGAGGGATAGTAATGTAATCTGTTTCATACATTGACCAAGGAAGTGATGAGGAGTGTAACTGTGAAATAATcagtgacatttttttaaatttcagcaacagtttattttaaataaattaatgttCAATAACATAAGCTAACAGTAACGTACGTCATTGGCAAAACATCTTTACGGAACTGACAACTGGTTGAGAACCACAAGCTCAACTCTTGTGCTGTGGTGGGGAATGAGTCAGATATAGTTTCTATGGATACAGGGGTAAGTTTTCATCTACTTCCTCGAGGGCGGCCAGTCACAGGCGTTGATTTTGGCGTTCCACACGAGTCCAGCAGGGCACTCCAAGTGGACAGCCTTGCCGTTGCTGCACTCCCAGAAGCCGTGTGTGTCCGTGTCGTCTGGGTAGAAGACGGGCGTGGCGCCGTCATCCTCGGGACACGTGGGCGTGGTCGCTGTGGCCACTGCTGCCAACACGCTCAGCGCCAGAAGGCCTGCCAACACTGTGGGGCAGAAACGTCGTAGTGTGAGTGCATGACTGCTTTATCATCGTATTTTCTGACAGGCATAGGGTATATTCGCGGCTTTTGATGATATGGAATTGCGTCAAGACAGTGTGTGGTCTTGTTGCCATAGAAAAACTGGGCCGATATATTGGTGATTGCTCGTATATTCCGGAAAAGGTGTCTACTTGGACCATGCCAGTTGTGCAAGCCCAAATGAGAAACAGTTTGAAACAATAAGCAATGGTACTGATTAATAAGC
Coding sequences within:
- the LOC124788718 gene encoding peritrophin-1-like, encoding MKLLAGLLALSVLAAVATATTPTCPEDDGATPVFYPDDTDTHGFWECSNGKAVHLDCPAGLVWNSNINALLAGLLALSVLAAVATATTPTCPEDDGATPVFYPDDTDTHGFWECSNGKAVHLECPAGLVWNAKINACDWPPSRK